One segment of Rosa chinensis cultivar Old Blush chromosome 6, RchiOBHm-V2, whole genome shotgun sequence DNA contains the following:
- the LOC112169905 gene encoding gibberellin receptor GID1B, whose translation MAGSNEVNLNESKRVVPLNTWVLISNFKLAYNLLRRSDGTFNRELAEYLERKVPANTFPVDGVVSFDHVDRSTGLLNRIYQMAPANHAQWGIVNLEKPLSTTEIVPVIIFFHGGSFTHSSANSAIYDTFCRRLVNTCKAAVVSVDYRRSPEHRYPCAYDDGWAALKWVKSRTWLQSGKDSKVYVYLAGDSSGGNIAHHVAVRAAEAEVEVLGNILLHPMFGGQMRTESEVKLDGKYFVTIQDRDWYWRAFLPEGEDRDHPACNPFGPRDKGIEGLKFPKSLVVVAGLDLMQDWQLAYVEGLKNSGQEVKLIFLKEATIGFYFLPNNKHFYCLMEEISNFVNPDC comes from the exons ATGGCTGGTAGTAATGAAGTCAACCTCAATGAGTCCAAG AGGGTTGTTCCACTCAATACATGGGTACTGATCTCCAATTTCAAGCTGGCGTACAATCTCCTCCGCCGCTCCGACGGAACATTCAACCGTGAGCTGGCGGAGTACCTTGAACGCAAAGTCCCTGCAAACACATTCCCAGTTGATGGTGTCGTCTCCTTTGATCATGTCGACAGAAGCACTGGCCTCCTCAACCGGATTTACCAAATGGCCCCCGCAAACCATGCTCAATGGGGCATTGTGAATCTTGAGAAACCCTTGAGCACCACTGAAATTGTGCCTGTCATAATATTCTTCCATGGTGGGAGCTTCACTCACTCCTCGGCCAACAGTGCTATCTATGACACTTTCTGCCGCCGCCTTGTTAACACCTGCAAGGCTGCTGTGGTGTCTGTAGACTACCGCCGATCACCTGAACATCGGTATCCCTGTGCTTATGATGACGGCTGGGCAGCTCTCAAGTGGGTTAAGTCGCGAACATGGCTTCAGAGTGGGAAGGACTCTAAGGTTTATGTGTACTTGGCTGGAGATAGTTCTGGTGGCAACATTGCACACCATGTTGCTGTGAGGGCAGCTGAAGCTGAAGTTGAGGTTTTGGGGAACATCCTTCTTCATCCAATGTTTGGCGGGCAAATGAGGACTGAATCCGAGGTTAAACTAGATGGGAAGTACTTTGTAACGATTCAAGACCGCGATTGGTACTGGCGAGCCTTTTTGCCTGAAGGAGAAGATAGAGACCACCCGGCATGTAATCCATTTGGCCCCAGAGATAAGGGGATTGAAGGGCTCAAGTTCCCCAAAAGTCTTGTTGTTGTGGCTGGTTTGGACCTTATGCAAGATTGGCAATTGGCTTATGTTGAAGGGCTCAAGAATTCGGGGCAGGAGGTAAAGCTCATTTTCCTGAAGGAGGCGACAATTGGGTTCTACTTCCTGCCTAACAATAAGCATTTCTATTGTTTAATGGAGGAGATAAGCAACTTCGTCAATCCTGACTGTTAA